The Pseudomonas fluorescens genome segment CCGGGGTGTGGCCGATGTCCTCGCCGTCCAGGCGGATCTCGCCGCCGGTGAGGGTTTCCAGCCCGGCGATCATTCGCAGCAACGTGGTCTTGCCGCAACCCGACGGGCCGAGGAAGCACACCAGTTTGCCCTCGGGCAAATGCAGGTTGACGTCTTTTACCGCGCAGGCCGAGCCGTAGTGTTTCTCGACGTTTTCCAGAATCAGACCAGACATAAAATCACCTCAAGAAATCAAAAGGACACGCCACCCTCGCCCACCAGCTTCTCCAGCGCCCAGATCAGGACGAAGTCGATCAGCACGATCAGCACGGCAAACGAGAACACGGTAGGGTCGAGCGATGACACGGTGCGGCTGTACATCCAGATCGGCACGGTCATGACGTCGATGGTGTAGAGAAAATAGGTCACGGTGAATTCGTTGAACGAGACGATGAACGCCAGCAGCATCCCCGCCAGAATCCCCGATTTCATCAACGGCACCACCACGTCGACGATGGCCCGTAGCGGCGAGGCGCCGAGCATCTGCGCGGCCTCTTCGACTTCACTGCCGATGGAAAGCATGGCCGCCGTGCAGTTCTTCACCACGAAGGGCAGCGCGAGAATCACGTGGGCAATGACCAGCCGCGAAGTCGTCATGTGGAACGGCAGGCTGTCGAACACCAGCAGCAAGGCCAGCCCCAGCACCACCATCGGAAACACCAGCGGCAACGACATCAGTTGCAGCGCCACGCCCTTGCCACGGAACTCGCAACGGGTCAGCGCGTAGGCCGCCGGCACCGCGATCAGCGTGGCGAAAATCATCGTCAGGCACGCCACCAGCAAACTGGTACCCATGGCCTGGCCGAGGCTCAGCACATCGCTGGCGTCCGGCGAGACAAAGGTGTGCCACGCCGCCTTGTACCACTGCAGGCTGTAGCTGCTCGGCGGGAAGTCGAGGTTCGACGCACCGCTGAACGACATCACGATCATGGTCAGGATCGGCAGCACGGCCAGGAACAAAATGATCCCGGAGAGGATGCCGGCAAACTTGCCGGTGTCGCCCGGCAGCAGCGACTGACGCTTCTTGATCAGGGCACTCATTGCGAAGCCTCCAGCAGACGGCGACGGCGGCCGGT includes the following:
- a CDS encoding ABC transporter permease; its protein translation is MSALIKKRQSLLPGDTGKFAGILSGIILFLAVLPILTMIVMSFSGASNLDFPPSSYSLQWYKAAWHTFVSPDASDVLSLGQAMGTSLLVACLTMIFATLIAVPAAYALTRCEFRGKGVALQLMSLPLVFPMVVLGLALLLVFDSLPFHMTTSRLVIAHVILALPFVVKNCTAAMLSIGSEVEEAAQMLGASPLRAIVDVVVPLMKSGILAGMLLAFIVSFNEFTVTYFLYTIDVMTVPIWMYSRTVSSLDPTVFSFAVLIVLIDFVLIWALEKLVGEGGVSF